In Candidatus Rickettsiella isopodorum, the following are encoded in one genomic region:
- the murC gene encoding UDP-N-acetylmuramate--L-alanine ligase, whose translation MKIPFVDNQMGRIRHIHFVGIGGAGMGGIAEILLNEGYMISGSDLQENTMTQHLKKLGAEIQWGHHEKHICDADVIVYSSAVSPDNVEIQAARNALIPVVPRALMLAELMRFRYSVAVAGTHGKTTTTSLVASLLGEGGLDPTFIIGGKLNSTSTHARLGAGRYLVAEADESDASFLYLKPMIAIVTNIDMDHMGTYEGNFQQLKKSFLEFLWHLPFYGLAIMCCDDPIIRSILPDIMRPIITYGFSEDADIRITSFQQKGIKNYFTVTRPKKKPLAITLNLPGEHNALNSLAAIAVASELGIKDNTILGALAHFSGVDRRFQILGKLKCKQGHALLIDDYGHHPREIAATLKAIRSAWPDRRLVMTYQPHRYTRTRDLFADFVEILSAVDHLLLLNVYSAGETPIPGADSAALLKSIRLNNQLSPIHIKDKENLTQTLDEVIQDGDVLLLQGAGDIGSIAQKLALSIENE comes from the coding sequence ATGAAAATCCCTTTTGTTGATAATCAAATGGGACGTATTCGACACATCCATTTTGTTGGTATTGGTGGTGCGGGCATGGGAGGTATTGCTGAAATTTTACTCAATGAAGGCTATATGATCTCGGGTTCTGATCTTCAAGAAAACACTATGACTCAACATCTGAAAAAATTAGGGGCAGAAATCCAATGGGGTCACCACGAAAAACATATATGCGATGCTGATGTCATTGTTTATTCCAGTGCAGTATCCCCTGACAATGTAGAAATTCAAGCTGCACGGAACGCGCTCATACCTGTCGTTCCAAGAGCCTTGATGCTCGCAGAATTAATGCGCTTTCGTTATAGTGTAGCCGTTGCAGGAACGCACGGAAAAACAACCACGACCAGCTTAGTCGCCAGTTTATTAGGAGAAGGTGGATTGGATCCCACTTTTATCATTGGCGGTAAACTGAATAGCACGAGTACGCATGCTCGTTTGGGTGCAGGGCGCTATTTAGTCGCTGAGGCTGATGAAAGTGATGCTTCTTTCCTATACTTAAAACCCATGATTGCTATTGTAACTAATATTGATATGGATCATATGGGAACTTATGAGGGTAATTTTCAGCAATTAAAAAAAAGCTTTTTAGAATTTTTATGGCATTTACCTTTTTATGGTTTAGCTATCATGTGCTGCGATGATCCGATTATTCGATCCATCTTACCTGATATTATGCGCCCTATTATTACTTACGGATTTAGTGAAGATGCTGATATTCGCATTACTTCTTTCCAACAAAAAGGTATTAAAAATTACTTTACTGTTACTAGGCCCAAGAAAAAGCCATTAGCTATTACTTTGAATCTTCCTGGTGAACATAATGCTTTAAATTCACTCGCCGCTATTGCCGTTGCGTCAGAACTTGGAATTAAAGATAATACGATACTTGGCGCCTTAGCACACTTTAGCGGTGTCGATCGGCGTTTTCAAATATTAGGAAAATTGAAATGTAAACAAGGTCATGCTTTATTAATAGATGATTATGGGCATCATCCACGTGAAATAGCCGCTACTTTAAAAGCTATACGGAGTGCATGGCCAGACCGACGTTTAGTCATGACTTACCAACCTCACCGTTACACACGAACTCGCGATCTATTTGCAGATTTTGTAGAAATTCTATCTGCAGTGGATCATTTGCTGCTTTTAAATGTTTATTCAGCGGGAGAAACACCCATTCCCGGCGCAGATAGTGCGGCTTTATTAAAATCAATACGTTTAAATAATCAATTAAGCCCTATCCATATCAAAGATAAAGAAAATCTTACCCAAACTTTAGATGAAGTGATACAAGACGGTGATGTCCTGCTATTACAAGGGGCAGGAGATATTGGCAGTATTGCACAAAAACTAGCTCTCTCAATTGAAAATGAATAA